The DNA sequence CAACGCCACGAGCGCGCCGAGCCGTGATTCGCGGCCGAGCTTCCATGCGTTGCCGACCGCCACGCTCAGGCTGTGGTCCGGAGGGTGAACGCCCGCTTGCTGCTGAAGAACAAGTTGACGTCCCGCCCGCGCTGTCCACGTCTTGGTCCGTGACGTTGCCGCCGCCGGGTTTGGGCGCCCCTGGTGGTGAGCTTGTAGGACGGAAATCCGGGGGAGCGCGCGGAAGCCGTCGTCGAAGCCGAGCCAGTCAGTGGAGCCGCCCTTGTAGCTGAGCCGATCTCGAAAGGTCGACTGGGAGTTGTACGAGCCGGAGAGCGAGCTCTGGAAAATGAACTTTGAGGGGATGCGCCGCGTCTCCACTCGGACGGAGCCGCCGGCAAAGTCTCCGGGCACGTCCGGTGTGAAGGTCTTCGCGATGGTCAAGCTGTCGAGCGTGATCGTTGGAAAGAGATCCAGGGGTACGGCTGCGCGGTCGGTTCGGGCTCGGCAGGGAGCGCCGTTCAGGAGCGCGTTGGTGTAGCGCTCGCCCAGACCGCGCACGAAAACGAAGCGGTTCCCGACGACGGTCGCCCCAACCACACGTTGGGCTGCCTGCGCCGCGTTCTTGTCGGGCGTGCGGGCGATTTCAGCGCGTCCGACGCTGTCGCCCACCGCCGAGGCTCGCTGGCGGCTGAGGATCTGACCTTCGACGGCGGTCTTGTCCGCCTCGGTCACCACCTCGACGACGTCGACCGCACCTTCGTCGTTTTGCAGTACCGCATCGAGACGTGCGCCCTTGCAGTGCTCCACGTGTACGTTCTTCAGGATCTCGGCCTTGTGGGCTCGGCCCAGAAGCGCAAGGTGTAGGTTCCAGGTGGCAGCTCGAGTCGGTAGCGGCCGTCCAGATCGGTGATCGCGCGGAGCTTGGTGCCTTCGACCGTGACGACAGCCTCCATCATCGGCTCCTCGCTGCGTTTGTCCGTCAGCACCCCAGATGGCGCCTTTGCCCTTCTTGGGGGCGCGCTGGGTCGAGATCGCCCTCCGCGCCGCTCGATTCACCCGCTTCGACTGGTGCACCCTTGGACTGCTTCGGCGGCTTCGCCTTCTTGTCGTCGGCCTTCTTGTCGTCGGCCTTCTTGTCGTCGGATTTTCTTGTCGTCGGATTTCTTGTCGTCGGGTTCGTCGATCGGCTTGATCTCTTCGCCTTCGTCGTCGGCGGGCACGGGTTGCGCCTGGGCGATGCCCGCTGCCATCAGGTAACCGACCACGAGCGGGAACATTTTCGAGCGGACGAGTCGCATGGTTCTGTCTCGGGCCGCGGGTACACCACCGCCGTCGCGAAGGATGCCGCGGATGAGGTTCGAAGTTGCCGGCTACTGCACGACGGGTTGACTCATGATCGCGATGGAGCGCGCACCCGCGCTGCGGCACAGATCCATCGCCTCGGCGGCAACACCATATGGCGCGTCGTCCGCCGCATCGAAGTAGAGGACCTTGTTTTCCTTCGCCGCCAGGAGCCGGGGCAGGCGCGCATTGAGCCTCGCTCTTTGGAATGACGTGCTTGTTGATGTGGATTCCCCCGACGCGCTCACTGTGGCGACCAGCGGTTTCTTCGCGTCGTCGCTCGCAGCTGGGTCCTTCTTATTTTCTTGCTCGGCCTCCGCCGCCTTCGGAATGTTGAGCCAGAAGGTCTTCATCATCATCGGTGTGACGAGCATGAAGATGATGAGCACCACCAAGATCACGTCGACGAGCGGTGTGACGTTGATGACGGGGACCGCCCTCGGCTTGCCCTTGCGGCTGCCCGTCGCTGCCGGCGTCATGGCCATCTCAGCTCTCCCTGCTCGGTCTCGCTTGGCGACCCGCAGCGCTGCGCCATGGAAACCGACGCCCTGCAGCATCTTGAATGTCTCCCGGACTCGCTTTGCAGTTCACCTGGGTGTCGGCCCTGAGCATCACGCGGCGCTTGGGGTCCTTCGCGTGCAGCTCCCGCACCTTGGTCTCGAGGAGCGCCGGCTCCACAGCCGCCTTTCCAGCATCGCCGCCGTTCTTCAAGAGCGCCACGTCGATGGGCTCCAGGTCCCCGGGTTGCTCGTCCACCGCGAAGATGGTCGGCAACTGAATGTCGGCACCTTCGGCCAGCGTCGGAGCGATCACCATGAAGATGATCAAGAGCACCAGCATCACGTCCACGAGGGCGTGACGTTGATCTCAGGCCCAGGCTGCCGCCGCGAGGCGCTGCCCGGATTCATCGCCATCGTGATCCTCCATCTCGTCCAAAAGCTCGCCAACGGAGCGCGAGAGGGCGAGCTCCAGCGTGTTGATTCGGCCGGTCAAGTTGAACATCAGCACCGCGGGGATGGCGACCAGGAGGCCCAACGCCGTTTCGACGAGAGCCTCGGCGATGCCGGCGGAGATGGCGCCGATGCCACCCGAACCCGAAGCGGCGATCCCTTGGAACGCCGCGATGATGCCGACGACGGTCCCGAGCAGCCCGATGAAGGGCGCGATCGAGCCGGTAGTCGCGAGGATCGACATCCCCCGTCGCAGGTCCTCACCGACGGCTTCCTTGGCGCGCTCGGCTCGTTGCGGGCGAACCGGCAGCCTTCATGCCGCCGCTGCGGTGCTGTATCGCATGCGCGTAGCGCGCTGCGACTGCGCCGAGCAAGCCGGCGAGAGGTGAATGGACGCGCTCTTTGGCGACCTTCGCCAGCTCGTCCATGCACCACTCGTCAATCAGGAGCTTTGCGTCAAGCCGCGAACGCGCGGGACTCCTTCTTGGCGCGCGAGAGCATGACCAGGCGCTCAATGACGACGCCGATGCAGGCGATGGCCATGACGATCAAGAACCCGGCAATCACCATGCCGAGGGGCCCCATGTGGGACAGGATTTGGAATAGATTGAAGGACATTCGATCTCTCCGAGGGTTTCGGGTCTGAGGCCTTTGGATCAGGTCTTGATGCGGAAGGGGAAAACGCGCGACGCGAGTGACAGCCACGGATTGGCCGTCCTTTTGCGCGGGCATGAAACGCCAGCTGCGGACCGCGGCTTCGCAGACCGCGACGAGTCGGGCGGCCCGCGCACCGCCGTCACTCCCGTAACGGCGCCCGTCTCGGTCACGACGTACTTGATGACGACCGTGCCCTCGATGCCCGCCGCCTTTGCATCGGCCGGATAGCTGGGTGGCGTGTTGGAGATCGCGCGGGGCGGCGTGACGTCTTCCGTGACGGCCACGGGCCCGGAAGCCGCGGCGTGCTGCTGGACCACCGGCTTCGGTTTTTGCACCAGCTGGCGCGGCCTCGACCTTCACCTTCTCCGGTCCGGAGCCCGCGCCGCGCAGTCGAGCATGGCGTAGGGGTCGACGCCGGCATACGGGTTGTCGGTGGCGACAGGCGTCTTTTTCGACCAGCTTGTCGTCGACCTCGGTCGGTTGCACGAGCAGGTTCGCGCTGGTTTTGGTTTGGGAGCGTCGGTCGCCGCTGGCTCGGGAGCCACGTCGACTTTCTGCTCTTCTTCCGGGGAGTCGACGATGGCTGCTTCGACGATCGTGTCGCCGTGGTCGAGCCCGTAGGCCTTGGCAGCCGTCGCGGCGACCACGGCGAGGGTGCTCAAGACGACGATGGAACCAACGACCGAGCCGCGGCGAGCCTCTTCCAGGCGCAGCCCGTCCGTCTTGTTTTTGTTCCCAGCCTCCGAAGTCCATCTGGTTAGGAATGCGGTTTAACCTTGCCGCGTGACGTTCCAGCGAACGTCGCGTGACTTGGCAGTGACTCCGACTTCAGCGATTCGCTGGCGTGAACCCTCAAATGCAAAGCCCGCACGCGCTCCGCCGCCTTGGGGGACAAGAGCGGTGTGACAGCGAGGTGACGGACAGGTCGAATGCGGCCGCTCCGACGTCGGCGCTTCGTTGCCATCGGAGGTCGTGAACATCACCAGGCTGGCAAGGCCGAGCGTGAGCGCCGAGCCGAAGCAGATGTCGGCCAGCATCGAATTTCGTGCAACGTCATCGGCGTGGTCGTCGCTGAGTGCGCCGTCGTGACCTTTGGCCGACAGCGCCATCACACCGAAGATCCGCCGGCGACGGTCGCAGCTCCCGCGGCGCCGGCGACGATCCAGGCCCCCGTGGTGCTCGGTGGCTTGGTGATTGCCACGTCGTGTCCACGCGGCGTGGCCGTCAGGCGTCTGGCTTTTTGGTGGAAGCGTGCGGGCACCACACTCGAGAAGATCGAGGTGCGCGCGCTCGAGCTCGCCGGGACGTCGAGCCTCCACCTCGAGCCCGTCGTGACCCTGGAGGGCAAACGACAGCTTGCGGCGGCCTGGATTCAGCTCTGAGCAGGACTGGGAGACACCTGCGTGCTTCTCTCCCATCGACGGTGACAGTGGCCCTTCGGGGTCTGGTGGAGAGGGTGATCTGGCCCGGAGTCTTCTTCAGCTCCTCGAGGCGTGCGGGCGCCCTCCAGCTTCTCGGGCCGATCTTCCCTGCGTTCGGGTCCGCGAGCAGGCGCTCGAAGCGTGACGCGGCTCGGGGATCCGGCCTGCCCGATCGAGGGACATCGCCAGCCAGTACCCGCGTGTGGAGTCGGAATCAGTCGTTCCGCGTCGGAGAAGTTCTCGCTGGCCGCCGCGAAGTCCCCTGCTTGATACGCGAGCTCGCCGGCTTGATAGGCCCGCCGCGCGTCGTCGATCCTGGCCTTGGCGCGGGCCTGTTTCTCGGCATCCGATGGGGCGGCGGCGTGCTCTTTCGGGGCTCGACTGTGCAGCGGCCCTGGCGACGACAGCACAAGGCCGAGCGTGACGATGACGGTCGCAGGGAGTCTTCGACGCATGGCCAGCGCAACGTAGTGGGCCTCCGGAGTCCAGCTCAACGCCCGCGAGGCCGGTTCACGCAAACGTCACGGGTTGGTCACGCGTTCGAGCGCGCGCGCACAGGACGAGGCACCGAGACACCGGTTCGCCGAGACGGCGGCGACGGGAGCGGTGAGCGTCCGCGCTCGCCGTTGTCTTGGCGACCGCTCGACTGCGGGCGAACGCAACGAAAAAACGGCCGATCCATCGGACCGGCTGTCTCGTGGCAGGAGAGGCGGGACACGCGCCCGCCAATCTTCTTTCAGCGCGCGCTCACTGGTGCGCGGAACCAGCGGAGAACTTCCCGCTCACCGCGTAGTCGTGCAGGAGCGCATCGACGCCTGACCGATGCCGTACGTGTCGGACAGCGCGCGAGCGTGCTGAACGGCCGCCCCGCGACGATGGCGTTGGCGCCGCCGCTGTACAGGCCACCCCTCACCAGTCAGCTGGGCGTAGCTGGCGGTGTTGGCGATGGAGAGCGCGATCTCGGCGGTCGCGTCGTCGAAGTTGATGCCGTCGTAGGTTCCGCCCTGGCCCCGGACCTTCGCCTTGGCTCATCTCGGCTGCCCACACGGGAGCCTGGTTGCGCAGCGTCGTCAGCGCCGCCGGACCGACGCCGTTGACCGCCCCGATCCGCTCACGGAGTCGGCGGGTGCGCCGGCGATCAGGTTCGCGGCCGCGTTGCTCGTGAGCCGAGCTCGATGTCCAGCTCGGGGAGCGAAGCGTGGTTGAGGCCCCAGACCACCGCCGACGCCTGCTCGGACGAGAACTGCACGCCCTCGACCAGCTCGGCCTGCGCCGCCGGGTGCGCCACGGCCCAGTCACGCAGCTTGCGCAGCGCCGACTCGCCCACGAACGGTACGCGATCCAGCTCTTCGAGGCTCTCGAAGCGGTCGTCGTCCGCGCTCGGGTAGATGCCGTCCGGGCCGCTGCGGTGGGCGATGATGTTGACGGCGGCGCGGGAGTCGAGGGCCGATGTCTGCGTCGAGCATCTCCGCGGTCGTGGTGGGCGAGTTCACGAGCCTCGACGACGAGGTCGATCTCGTGCGCCGGCATCGTGATCGGATCGAACGAGCCGCCGACGCTCTCACCCCCGGAGCCCTCGCCAGCCGCGCTGCAGGCAACGGCGAAGGTGGCAACAGTCAGCATTCCCAGGGTCTTGGTCAGGCGGATGAACATGGCTCGTCTCCTCGAAAGTCGGTTTCGAATTCCTTGAATTGCGAGGGCGTGCCAGGTGTCGGTCGCACAAACGTCGCAAATTCCCGCCGCAACGACCCGGAAGCTGTTGCATCAATGCAACTGATGGTGCTTTGTGCGATGCATGCTTCTCTCCCACCATGACCCCGGAGGACTGGGAGAAGGCTCAGGACGAGGCACTTCACGCCGCCGGCATCGAGCCGCTCGAGCGGCGCATCATGGATCTGGCCCTCGAGCGCACCGGGGCGAGCAACGGCGCTATCTTCCTCTGGGATCGCAGGCCAAGGGGCTCAGCGTGGATTTGCCACGTGGTCGACGGTGTCGTCGTATGAACCTCGGGGTCGTGCTGCACGAAAGCGGCACGACGGGACGCCGAAACGGCATCGCGCTCACCTGCTACGCGCGCAGAATGAGCCCTACGTCTGCAACGACTCGCGCAAGGACCCCA is a window from the Myxococcales bacterium genome containing:
- a CDS encoding TonB-dependent receptor plug domain-containing protein → MEHCKGARLDAVLQNDEGAVDVVEVVTEADKTAVEGQILSRQRASAVGDSVGRAEIARTPDKNAAQAAQRVVGATVVGNRFVFVRGLGERYTNALLNGAPCRARTDRAAVPLDLFPTITLDSLTIAKTFTPDVPGDFAGGSVRVETRRIPSKFIFQSSLSGSYNSQSTFRDRLSYKGGSTDWLGFDDGFRALPRISVLQAHHQGRPNPAAATSRTKTWTARAGRQLVLQQQAGVHPPDHSLSVAVGNAWKLGRESRLGALVALELRSQLPDPYR
- a CDS encoding carboxypeptidase-like regulatory domain-containing protein, encoding MLTDKRSEEPMMEAVVTVEGTKLRAITDLDGRYRLELPPGTYTLRFWAEPTRPRS
- a CDS encoding biopolymer transporter ExbD gives rise to the protein MAMTPAATGSRKGKPRAVPVINVTPLVDVILVVLIIFMLVTPMMMKTFWLNIPKAAEAEQENKKDPAASDDAKKPLVATVSASGESTSTSTSFQRARLNARLPRLLAAKENKVLYFDAADDAPYGVAAEAMDLCRSAGARSIAIMSQPVVQ
- a CDS encoding biopolymer transporter ExbD, giving the protein MDVMLVLLIIFMVIAPTLAEGADIQLPTIFAVDEQPGDLEPIDVALLKNGGDAGKAAVEPALLETKVRELHAKDPKRRVMLRADTQVNCKASPGDIQDAAGRRFPWRSAAGRQARPSRES
- a CDS encoding MotA/TolQ/ExbB proton channel family protein, which gives rise to MSILATTGSIAPFIGLLGTVVGIIAAFQGIAASGSGGIGAISAGIAEALVETALGLLVAIPAVLMFNLTGRINTLELALSRSVGELLDEMEDHDGDESGQRLAAAAWA
- a CDS encoding TonB family protein, which produces MQKPKPVVQQHAAASGPVAVTEDVTPPRAISNTPPSYPADAKAAGIEGTVVIKYVVTETGAVTGVTAVRGPPDSSRSAKPRSAAGVSCPRKRTANPWLSLASRVFPFRIKT